In Trichoderma breve strain T069 chromosome 4, whole genome shotgun sequence, the following proteins share a genomic window:
- a CDS encoding ribosomal protein l19e domain-containing protein — MSEHAPSSNAAEGSIDLSLSAQALASSSPAVRIAELHLVGEAAARKTSDDEFSSKALQLLFNTHAAYQDRESRLAAQKCLVSIVTREASSSTLQLLVKTLRQESSKQGIATSSAFVLVEWCSVLLQNLTEPSWKECGSEILLAYADVLEKCLRPSSKPTLAHSAIIVTRRGFRKLFSSPTLGPENLTDAVTNLTSKRSTPSAKNSVILGIIAGVAARRPAVRPTLETLKPLYYEFYNREILGSRTALSGHISAGLGDFFLSFATLDELQTQVAPVLEKSLLRTPEVILDGVLQSLVKDLPTEFDLSDLLAGKLLKQLLSNVKSTNALIRAGVLSSFRAIIAKCHNAGSVDQIIEEIGNPLKTGKLASADQRILHAEMLEAVPLSCPNAQKTTTILAAVAGKEGNDVALAAETLTLCRAINVLIKGDSEISQPVLSALLKGLADKKATTRKIWLLRVASVFRTIDGLDLNAALTSFTEAVIPKFIDNFREVVANPTLTAQSGTIVGAYILTALTPVLQQWSTGSKIEADLLKLSTPSPALTSSQSFLLNPKIFSKIGSEEDFDWFRLALCSVAAGLSTNTAKEIVLAWSEAMIYIVTVSTVPSNVRQESAKSLTSLYAQNPSIMADIVINGLWAHLTQTINAGDKDSTTETRDLIKVIKSICISSKELEALGGSASQEMLEQQACSLLIICRTELISRANWIDSCIRMGVDPGKLAEKYADILLNEISERTSVNQKVDVIRIAAYNAAAELAFVAPETIIPRLIDLITQDLDPQPVKAIGPVDAAIFRTQEGTCFVDVLSKKGQNDTPNKNTKDYDIVKWEKELRDQLEKKKGPQRKLTAEETSKVNAQLKKEAQIRASVQSIEAKLLRSIGIIHSLAVGPPTDASLWLGSAINSLLAVMEAGANLIIGDAASKVYITCAEKVSSRLGATRPAIGIATLRLRGLSLEGTYGDESLADLATRVLYRLRFAGEQRPFDAVSLIYIFPLLFHVLREGGVGETLDDRDTQIVLAVEFISFHSITFADESIPRTELLDVLIQSMQSHAQHYKIIKDCFSDICRCIAPNITADEMLVLARGVTVPQANVRTAVLQSISADIDMSELGYSSEIWLASHDDIEENQELGMEIWEESGFKLNAEVPLLMVPFLNSKDGQLRRAAARSLSKAAAVYKESLLTVIPALQSIYLEMAKPKVQLLDEFGMPKKMDLSDPWEARHGIATAIKELANILESTQVGPLLDFLIQSGPLADKNASVRTETLDAAIRVIEFQGGNIIDELMKKFETTLEQPDKNSDEVDRVNEAVVIMYGALARHLQPGDKKIPVVIERLLATLSTPSEMVQYAIAQCLPPLIKAYPSKLSEYIQQMMHELLNSKKYATQRGAAYGLAGLILGSGISTIKELRIMSDLRGAMENKKDSHQREAALLAFELFSTMLGRLFEPYVIQIVPLLLSGFGDANADVRDACLAAAKACFGNLSSYGVKKIMPTLLEGLDDQQWRSKRGACDLLGAMAYLDPNQLATSLPDIIPPLTGVLNDSHKEVRAAANRSLKRFGDVINNPEVKSLVDVILKALSDPTKYTDEALESLIKVQFVHYLDAPSLALITRILQRGLGDRSNTKRKAAQVIGSLAHLTEKKDIVMHLPVLVSGLKIAAVDPVPTTRATASRALGSLVEKLGEDALPNLIPELMQTLKSDTGAGDRLGSAQALSEVLAGLGTSRLEETLPTILQNVESSKPAVREGFMSLFIFLPVCFGNSFSAYLGRIVPPILAGLADDVESIRETALRAGRLLVKNFAIRAVDLLLPELERGLADDSYRIRLSSVELVGDLLFNLTGVKAGAEPGDEEDENAKEASASLKEVLGEEKRNKILSTLYICRCDTAGAVRSAAISVWKALVHSPRTLKELVPTLTSLLIKRLGSSNMEHKVIASNALEMGLQTSTDTDAKQGICLALRELISSASPESLEDHDKTLISVVRTALIDSDAEVREAAAEAFDSLQQIFGKRAVDQVLPFLLNLLRSENEADNALSALLTLLTEATRSNIILPNLIPTLTTPPISAFDAKALASLSKVAGASMNRRLPNIIQSLMENEINCSDDDLREELATSFDTVIQSIDEYDGLNTVMNVLLSLLKHEDHRRRAATARHMGNFFAVSSVDYSRYNQDIIRSLLNSFDDGDSDVVKASWAALAEFTKRLKKEEMESLVLSTRQTLQRVGVAGANLRGFELPKGISAILPIFLQGLINGTVDQRVQAALGISDIVDRTSEASLKPFVTQITGPLIRVVSERATEVKSAILLTLNNLLEKMPTALKPFLPQLQRTFAKSLADTSSEVLRTRAAKALGTLINYTPRIDPLITELVTGARTTDPGVKTAMFKALYEVVSRAGANMGESSRSAILSLIDSDADEKDDAMVVTNAKLLGALIKNVAEDVAISLLRNRVLTPQPTHSSTLALNSVLVESPSILQSSGIIDELPSLLCGGMSDKRPYIADNFILATGKLLLSSPPKSFDDIKQIFDTLAVVIQPGNATDSRRLALVIIRTLSRKNADLVRPHVPLLAPPIFASVRDPVIPVKLSAEAAFIELFSVADEEGRIFDNYMAGPGNDLPPNVKRSMGDYFKRVAMRLGVQARERREAEVHVNPQTLSRTATSLWKFWPRKPSPQTSSNLIAIEGRPSIPKLFKMVNLRTQKRLAASVIGCGKRKIWLDPSEQSEISNANSRQTIRKLVADGLIIRKPVTMHSRSRARELNLSRREGRHRGFGKRKGTADARMPTQVLWMRRLRVLRRLLVKYRASGKIDKHLYHELYHLSKGNTFKHKRALVEHIHRAKAEKQREKALKDEMDAKRAKTKAARERKLERVAAKRNALLADDE; from the exons ATGTCTGAACATGCCCCCAGCAGCAACGCTGCCGAGGGCTCTATCGACCTGTCTCTATCTGCGCAGGCTCTAGCCTCGTCGTCCCCCGCGGTGCGCATCGCTGAGCTGCACCTTGTGGGAGAGGCAGCGGCTCGGAAAA CATCTGACGACGAATTCTCCTCCAAGGCTCTacagctcctcttcaacacccATGCAGCTTACCAGGACCGCGAGTCTCGACTGGCAGCCCAGAAATGCCTGGTATCCATCGTCACGAGAGAGGCCAGTTCCTCAACACTGCAACTATTAGTGAAAACTCTACGACAAGAGTCCTCGAAGCAGGGTATTGCTACGTCGAGCGCCTTTGTCTTGGTCGAGTGGTGCAGTGTTCTGCTTCAAAACCTAACCGAACCTTCGTGGAAAGAATGTGGAAGTGAAATTCTATTGGCATATGCAGATGTCCTGGAGAAATGTTTACGACCGTCTTCGAAGCCTACGCTGGCACACTCAGCCATAATAGTCACTCGAAGGGGTTTTCGAAAACTTTTCAGCTCCCCAACCCTGGGGCCCGAGAATTTAACCGATGCTGTGACCAATTTGACGTCCAAACGCAGTACGCCGTCGGCAAAAAACTCTGTTATTCTCGGAATCATTGCCGGAGTTGCTGCTCGTCGGCCCGCAGTACGACCTACGCTGGAAACTCTTAAGCCTCTGTATTACGAGTTTTACAACCGTGAGATCCTGGGCTCTAGGACTGCGCTATCAGGGCACATTTCCGCCGGACTGGGCGATTTCTTCTTAAGCTTTGCAACACTTGATGAACTTCAGACTCAAGTTGCCCCAGTTCTGGAGAAAAGCTTGCTTCGTACACCAGAAGTTATTTTGGACGGTGTTCTCCAAAGCCTAGTGAAAGATTTGCCTACCGAATTTGATCTCTCAGACTTGCTGGCCGGCAAGCTCCTGAAGCAGTTACTTTCAAATGTCAAATCTACCAATGCTTTGATACGCGCCGGTGTTCTCTCGTCTTTCCGCGCCATTATTGCAAAATGCCACAACGCAGGCTCAGTCGACCAAATTATCGAGGAGATCGGGAACCCCCTGAAAACGGGCAAGCTGGCCTCCGCTGATCAGCGCATTCTTCATGCAGAAATGCTAGAAGCTGTTCCCCTGTCTTGCCCAAATGCCCAAAAGACGACTACTATTTTGGCAGCCGTTGCTGGCAAGGAAGGAAACGATGTAGCCTTGGCCGCTGAGACGTTGACACTCTGTCGAGCCATTAATGTATTGATTAAGGGCGACAGCGAAATCTCGCAGCCCGTCCTAAGCGCATTGCTTAAAGGATTGGCAGACAAGAAGGCAACAACTCGCAAAATTTGGCTTCTTCGTGTAGCTTCTGTCTTCCGGACCATAGATGGCCTAGACCTGAACGCTGCGTTGACCTCGTTCACGGAAGCTGTCATTCCAAAATTCATCGACAATTTCCGTGAAGTTGTTGCCAACCCTACACTGACTGCCCAGAGTGGGACAATTGTTGGAGCGTATATTCTTACTGCTCTAACCCCTGTTTTGCAACAGTGGTCCACTGGCTCGAAGATTGAAGCAGATCTATTGAAGTTGTCGACGCCATCTCCTGCTCTAACCTCATCACAATCCTTTCTTTTGAACCCCAAAATATTCAGTAAGATTGGAAGTGAGGAAGACTTCGATTGGTTCCGTCTTGCTTTGTGTTCTGTTGCAGCGGGACTGAGCACAAATACCGCGAAAGAGATCGTTCTTGCGTGGTCAGAAGCCATGATATATATAGTTACAGTCTCAACTGTACCATCAAACGTGCGACAAGAAAGTGCAAAATCCCTCACCTCCCTTTATGCTCAGAACCCTAGCATTATGGCAGATATCGTTATCAATGGCCTGTGGGCGCATTTGACGCAGACCATCAATGCCGGGGATAAAGATTCGACAACTGAGACGCGTGATTTGattaaagttataaagtCGATTTGTATCAGCTCCAAGGAGTTGGAGGCACTCGGGGGTAGCGCCTCgcaggagatgctggagcaGCAAGCTTGCTCCCTACTCATTATCTGCCGTACAGAGCTGATATCGCGAGCCAATTGGATAGACTCCTGTATTCGAATGGGAGTTGACCCTGGAAAACTTGCCGAAAAATACGCCGACATATTACTGAATGAGATCAGCGAGCGTACGTCGGTCAATCAAAAG GTCGATGTTATTCGGATTGCTGCATacaatgcagcagcagaattGGCCTTCGTTGCTCCAGAAACTATCATCCCTCGGCTGATAGATCTTATAACCCAAGATCTAGATCCGCAACCGGTAAAGGCAATTGGACCAGTTGACGCTGCAATTTTTAGAACCCAAGAAGGTACCTGCTTCGTGGATGTACTGAgcaaaaaaggccaaaaCGACACTCCAAATAAGAATACCAAGGATTACGACATCGTGAAATGGGAAAAGGAACTGAGAGACCAActtgagaaaaagaagggccCACAAAGAAAGCTCACTGCTGAGGAAACGTCCAAAGTGAACGCTCAGTTGAAGAAAGAGGCTCAGATACGAGCATCAGTCCAATCAATCGAAGCCAAACTTCTTCGCAGCATCGGGATTATACACTCTTTGGCGGTTGGACCACCCACTGATGCGTCACTTTGGCTTGGTTCAGCCATCAACTCACTTCTTGCTGTTATGGAAGCTGGCGCGAACCTCATTATAGGCGATGCCGCCTCCAAAGTCTACATCACCTGCGCTGAGAAAGTGAGTTCTAGGCTGGGAGCAACTCGCCCTGCTATTGGAATCGCCACACTCAGGCTTCGAGGGCTATCCTTGGAGGGGACCTATGGAGACGAATCACTCGCCGACCTTGCAACAAGGGTACTCTATCGCCTCCGCTTTGCTGGTGAGCAGCGGCCCTTTGATGCGGTATCATTAATATACATCTTCCCACTCCTCTTTCATGTCTTGAGAGAGGGGGGTGTTGGAGAGACCTTAGATGATCGGGATACCCAAATCGTGCTGGCCGTCGAGTTTATCTCATTTCACAGCATTACTTTTGCTGATGAGTCAATACCTCGCACAGAACTCCTGGATGTCCTTATCCAATCAATGCAAAGCCATGCTCAACATTACAAAATCATCAAAGACTGCTTTTCTGACATCTGCCGATGCATTGCACCTAACATCACTGCTGATGAAATGCTGGTCCTTGCTCGGGGAGTTACGGTACCACAAGCAAACGTCAGAACCGCTGTTTTGCAGTCTATTAGTGCAGACATTGATATGAGTGAACTCGGCTACAGCAGCGAGATTTGGCTTGCAAGCCATGACGATATTGAAGAAAATCAAGAGCTCGGAATGGAGATATGGGAAGAGAGCGGATTTAAACTCAATGCTGAGGTGCCCTTACTCATGGTGCCGTTCTTGAACAGCAAAGATGGGCAACTCCGACGGGCAGCAGCACGTTCACTTTCGAAGGCAGCGGCAGTTTACAAGGAAAGCCTTCTTACTGTGATTCCAGCATTGCAGTCTATCTATCTGGAGATGGCGAAGCCAAAAGTCCAACTTCTTGACGAATTCGGGATGCCAAAGAAAATGGACTTGTCTGACCCATGGGAAGCGCGGCATGGTATAGCAACTGCCATCAAAGAACTGGCAAACATCTTAGAATCTACACAAGTTGGTCCTTTACTCGATTTTCTGATCCAGTCTGGACCTTTGGCAGACAAAAATGCCTCCGTTAGAACGGAAACACTTGATGCTGCTATTCGGGTCATCGAATTCCAAGGAGGCAACATAATTGAcgagctgatgaagaagttcGAAACGACCCTGGAGCAGCCTGACAAGAATAGCGACGAAGTGGATCGTGTCAACGAGGCGGTGGTTATTATGTATGGTGCCCTGGCTCGCCACCTTCAGCCGGGGGACAAAAAGATTCCCGTTGTGATTGAGCGTCTCTTGGCAACCTTGAGTACACCCTCTGAGATGGTCCAATATGCCATTGCCCAATGTTTACCTCCTCTGATCAAAGCCTATCCGTCAAAGTTGTCCGAATATATACAGCAAATGATGCACGAGCTTCTGAACTCCAAGAAGTATGCCACCCAACGAGGAGCCGCCTACGGTCTGGCAGGATTGATCCTTGGTAGCGGCATATCTACTATCAAAGAACTCCGAATCATGTCAGATCTCAGAGGAGCTATGGAAAATAAGAAGGATTCACACCAAAGAGAGGCTGCTCTTTTGGCTTTTGAACTTTTTTCCACTATGCTTGGCCGCCTTTTTGAACCATACGTCATTCAAATAGTGCCGTTGCTTCTGAGCGGATTTGGAGATGCTAATGCAGATGTCCGAGATGCTTGCTTGGCAGCCGCGAAAGCTTGCTTTGGTAATCTGAGCTCGTATGGTGTCAAGAAGATCATGCCAACGCTTTTGGAGGGACTTGATGATCAACAATGGCGTAGCAAGCGAGGTGCTTGCGATCTTCTCGGTGCAATGGCATACCTTGATCCAAACCAACTCGCGACCAGTTTGCCGGACATCATTCCTCCCTTAACCGGTGTGCTTAACGATAGTCACAAGGAAGTGAGGGCCGCCGCCAACcgaagcttgaagagatttGGTGATGTCATTAACAATCCAGAAGTAAAGAGTTTGGTGGATGTGATTTTGAAAGCTCTCAGTGACCCAACCAAATACACCGATGAGGCATTGGAGTCATTGATCAAGGTTCAGTTTGTGCATTACCTTGACGCCCCTTCTCTGGCCTTGATCACCCGAATCCTTCAACGCGGTCTAGGCGATCGCTCCAACACAAAGCGCAAGGCAGCGCAGGTGATTGGCAGTCTAGCCCATCtgacagaaaagaaagacattGTCATGCATTTACCGGTCCTCGTTTCCGGGCTCAAGATTGCGGCTGTTGACCCGGTACCAACAACTCGAGCGACAGCATCCAGAGCTCTCGGCTCCTTAGTTGAAAAGCTGGGAGAGGACGCATTGCCCAACTTAATCCCCGAGTTGATGCAGACTTTGAAGTCGGATACTGGCGCTGGTGACCGATTAGGATCCGCACAGGCTTTGAGTGAAGTCCTAGCAGGTTTGGGCACGAGCAGACTCGAGGAAACCTTGCCAACCATTCTTCAAAATGTAGAGTCCTCTAAGCCTGCAGTCCGCGAAGGTTTCATgtctctcttcattttcctcCCAGTTTGTTTTGGCAACAGCTTTTCTGCATATCTGGGCCGTATAGTCCCTCCTATTCTCGCCGGTTTGGCAGATGACGTGGAGTCTATCCGCGAAACAGCTCTTCGCGCTGGACGGCTGCTTGTCAAAAATTTTGCAATTCGAGCTGTCGATCTTCTTCTACCTGAATTGGAGCGAGGCCTGGCAGATGACAGCTACAGAATTCGTCTTAGCTctgttgagcttgttggcGATCTTCTCTTCAACCTCACAGGTGTGAAAGCTGGTGCTGAACCaggagacgaggaagatgagaatgcCAAAGAGGCAAGTGCTTCCTTGAAGGAAGTGCTTGGGGAAGAGAAGCGAAACAAGATCTTGTCAACTCTTTATATTTGCCGATGCGACACTGCTGGAGCGGTTCGTTCCGCTGCGATTTCAGTGTGGAAAGCTCTGGTCCACAGCCCCAGGACATTGAAGGAGCTGGTGCCAACCCTTACAAGTCTTCTGATCAAGCGACTTGGAAGCTCCAACATGGAGCATAAAGTTATTGCCAGTAACGCGCTCG AGATGGGGTTGCAAACTTCAACAGATACGGATGCAAAGCAGGGCATATGTCTTGCTTTGCGCGAGCTTATTTCATCTGCGTCACCAGAATCTCTTGAGGACCATGATAAGACACTCATTTCTGTTGTCCGCACTGCACTCATAGACTCAGATGCGGAGGTTAGagaggctgccgccgaggcGTTTGACTCCCTTCAACAGATATTTGGCAAGCGGGCAGTTGATCAAGTTCTTCCCTTCCTGCTCAATCTCCTGCGATCCGAGAATGAAGCAGATAATGCTCTATCGGCACTTCTCACGCTGTTAACCGAGGCTACCCGGTCCAACATCATTCTGCCCAATCTCATCCCAACTCTAACAACTCCACCGATATCAGCGTTTGATGCAAAGGCTCTGGCTTCCCTATCTAAGGTTGCTGGTGCATCTATGAACCGCCGTCTCCCCAACATCATTCAGTCGTTGATGGAGAATGAGATCAATTGTAGCGATGACGATTTACGTGAGGAGCTGGCGACATCATTCGACACCGTGATTCAGTCGATTGACGAATACGATGGCCTCAATACCGTGATGAATGTTCTTCTCAGTCTCCTTAAGCATGAAGATCACCGGCGGAGAGCTGCCACAGCTCGACACATGGGTAACTTTTTCGCTGTTTCTAGTGTGGACTACTCTCGTTATAACCAGGATATTATTCGATCATTGTTGAATTCGTTTGATGACGGAGACTCGGATGTGGTGAAGGCTTCTTGGGCTGCTCTCGCCGAATTCACGAAGAGACTtaaaaaggaagaaatggaaTCGCTCGTTTTGTCAACCCGACAAACACTTCAGCGTGTTGGCGTTGCAGGTGCTAACTTGCGAGGATTTGAGCTTCCTAAGGGAATTAGTGCTATACTGCCAATCTTCCTACAGGGCCTCATTAACGGAACTGTTGATCAAAGAGTACAAGCGGCACTTGGTATCTCGGATATCGTGGACCGTACAAGCGAAGCGTCGCTGAAACCATTTGTTACTCAAATCACAGGCCCGCTCATTCGTGTAGTTTCAGAACGTGCTACAGAGGTCAAATCGGCTATTTTGCTCACGCTCAACAACTTActcgagaagatgccgacGGCACTTAAGCCGTTCTTACCTCAACTCCAGCGCACTTTTGCCAAATCTTTGGCGGACACATCTAGCGAAGTTTTGAGGACTAGAGCCGCAAAGGCTTTGGGGACTTTGATCAACTACACGCCTCGAATCGATCCTTTGATAACCGAGTTGGTTACAGGAGCAAGGACAACTGATCCCGGTGTGAAGACGGCAATGTTCAAGGCCTTGTATGAAGTTGTCAGCAGAGCTGGCGCGAACATGGGCGAATCCTCCAGATCAGCTATCCTGTCATTGATTGACTCGGACGCtgatgagaaagatgatgccatggtaGTCACCAATGCAAAGCTTCTCGGTGCCTTGATTAAGAATGTGGCCGAGGATGTTGCCATAAGCCTGCTCCGGAACAGAGTCCTTACTCCTCAGCCAACTCACTCATCTACCTTGGCTTTGAACTCTGTGTTGGTTGAATCGCCAAGTATCTTGCAGTCAAGTGGTATCATTGATGAGCTGCCAAGCTTGCTCTGTGGGGGCATGAGTGATAAAAGA CCATATATTGCGGACAACTTCATTCTTGCCACGGGAAAACTTCTGCTCTCATCACCCCCCAAGTCATTCGATGACATCAAGCAGATATTCGACACATTGGCAGTTGTCATCCAACCTGGAAATGCCACAGACTCACGACGGCTGGCGCTGGTCATTATTCGAACGTTGAGCAGAAAAAACGCCGATTTAGTACGACCTCATGTGCCACTTTTGGCACCACCGATTTTCGCCAGTGTCAGGGATCCAGTGATACCCGTGAAGCTATCTGCTGAAGCAGCATTCATTGAGTTATTCAGCGtcgcagatgaagagggccGGATATTTGATAACTATATGGCGGGCCCGGGCAATGATCTACCGCCAAATGTTAAGAGAAGCATGGGCGACTACTTCAAACGAGTTGCCATGAGGCTTGGCGTCCAAGCTCGAGAGCGGAGGGAGGCCGAAG TGCACGTGAACCCACAAACTTTGAGCAGAACTGCTACGAGCCTCTGGAAATTCTGGCCTCGTAAACCCTCCCCCCAAACTTCATCCaacctcatcgccatcgaggGCCGGCCATCAATACCGAAATTATTCAAGAT GGTCAACCTGCGAACTCAGAAGCGCCTTGCCGCGTCGGTCATTGGCTGCGGCAAGCGCAAGATCTGGCTTGATCCCAGCGAGCAGAGCGAGATTTCAAACGCCAACTCTCGCCAGACCATCCGAAAGCTCGTCGCCGATGGCCTCATTATCCGAAAGCCGGTGACGATGCACTCGCGATCCCGCGCCCGCGAGCTCAACCTGTCCCGAAGAGAAGGCCGACACCGTGGATTCGGTAAGAGAAAGGGTACTGCCGACGCTCGTATGCCCACTCAGGTCCTCTGGATGCGCCGCCTTCGAGTCCTCCGACGCCTCCTGGTCAAGTACCGTGCCAGCGGCAAGATCGACAAGCACCTCTACCACGAGCTCTACCACCTGAGCAAGGGTAACACATTCAAGCACAAGCGTGCTCTGGTTGAGCAC ATTCACCGtgccaaggccgagaagcagcGTGAGAAGGCCCTtaaggatgagatggacgCCAAGCGTGCGAAGACCAAGGCTGCCCGTGAGCGCAAGTTGGAGAGAGTGGCGGCAAAGCGAAATGCCCTGCTGGCGGATGACGAGTAA
- a CDS encoding serine hydroxymethyltransferase domain-containing protein translates to MAASYLRSTTIPLSGLKRLAAKPSVSTACLVARRTKASLAQDGQQQLLAAHLEKADPAVFDIIEKEKNRQKHFINLIPSENFTSQAVLDALGSVMQNKYSEGYPGARYYGGNEFIDQSERLCQQRALEAFGLDSKSWGVNVQALSGAPANLYVYSALMDTHDRLMGLDLPHGGHLSHGYQTPTKKISAVSKYFETLPYQLDERTGYIDYDNLEKMATVYRPKIIVAGTSAYSRLIDYKRIRDICDKVNAYMVADMAHISGLVAAKVLPGPFPFADIVTTTSHKSLRGPRGALIFFRKGVRRQNPKTKEDEMYNLEGPINNSVFPGHQGGPHNHTITALAVALKQTQTTEFHAYQSQVLANAKAFAKRLGEEKGKGGLGYSLVSGGTDNHLVLVDLKPHGIDGSRVERVLELVGVAANKNTVPGDRSALVPGGLRMGTPAMTTRGFHEDDFVRVADVVDRAVTIATRINKTVRAAAEERGEKLPGKLKLFVDHLGNGDRDPEIVQLRSEVADWVGTYPLPWDSAE, encoded by the exons atggctgctTCTTATCTGCGAAGCACGACGATTCCTCTCAGCGGCTTGAAGAGATTAGCAGCGAAGCCGTCTGTGAGCACAGCATGTCTCGTTGCTCGACGGACAAAGGCCTCGCTTGCCCAGGATGGCCAGCAACAG CTTCTTGCGGCGCATCTGGAAAAGGCCGACCCGGCTGTTTTTGACATCATCGAAAAA GAGAAAAACCGACAGAAGCATTTCATCAACCTCATTCCATCAGAAAACTTCACTTCCCAAGCCGTGTTAGATGCGCTGGGCAGCGTCATGCAGA ATAAGTATTCTGAGGGCTACCCCGGCGCACGGTATTACGGCGGCAACGAGTTCATCGATCAGTCCGAAAGACTTTGCCAGCAACGAGCTCTAGAAGCATTCGGCCTTGATTCCAAGTCTTGGGGAGTCAATGTTCAAG ctcttTCTGGCGCCCCGGCCAACCTCTATGTGTACTCGGCGCTTATGGATACTCATGATCGACTGATGGGCCTTGACTTGCCTCACGGTGGACATCTTTCTCATGGTTATCAGACACCGACCAAAAAGATATCCGCCGTGTCCAAGTACTTCGAAACTCTACCCTATCAACTAGATGAGCGCACCGGCTACATCGATTACGATAACCTTGAAAAAATGGCCACTGTTTACCGACCCAAGATCATCGTCGCTGGAACTAGTGCCTACAGCCGGTTGATCGACTATAAGCGCATCCGAGACATTTGCGACAAGGTCAACGCTTATATGGTGGCAGATATGGCACACATCTCTGGTCTTGTCGCCGCCAAGGTGTTGCCGGGCCCCTTCCCCTTCGCCGATATCGTCACTACTACCAGCCACAAGAGTCTCCGAGGACCTCGAGGAGCACTGATTTTCTTCCGCAAGGGCGTACGAAGACAGAACCCGAAgacgaaagaagatgaaatgtACAACCTTGAGGGCCCAATCAACAACTCCGTGTTCCCGGGCCACCAGGGTGGTCCCCACAACCACACCATCACTGCTCTTGCCGTGGCATTGAAGCAGACACAGACTACCGAATTCCATGCCTACCAGTCCCAAGTGTTGGCAAATGCAAAGGCTTTTGCTAAGCGCCTCGGAGaagagaagggcaagggcgGTCTTGGATATAGCCTTGTCAGTGGCGGCACCGATAACCACCTGGTTCTTGTTGACCTTAAGCCCCACGGCATCGATGGCAGCAGAGTAGAGCGCGTTTTGGAACTGGTTGGCGTTGCCGCAAACAAAAACACCGTGCCAGGTGACCGATCAGCTCTGGTACCTGGTGGTCTTCGGATGGGCACACCCGCCATGACAACTCGCGGATTCCACGAGGACGACTTTGTACGAGTGGCTGATGTTGTTGATCGAGCTGTCACTATCGCGACCCGTATCAACAAGACAgtcagagcagcagcagaggagcGAGGCGAAAAGTTGCCTGGTAAACTCAAGCTTTTTGTTGACCATCTCGGCAATGGGGATAGGGATCCGGAGATTGTGCAGCTGAGGAGCGAAGTCGCGGACTGGGTAGGCACATATCCTCTCCCCTGGGACTCGGCTGAGTAA